Proteins from a genomic interval of Toxoplasma gondii ME49 chromosome Ia, whole genome shotgun sequence:
- a CDS encoding hypothetical protein (encoded by transcript TGME49_294300~Signal peptide predicted by SignalP 2.0 HMM (probability 0.999) with cleavage site probability 0.940 at residue 27), producing MLPTMGEHMLVPLCLLCLVFGGHTSQAQDYTDSGESDQYEPQLLDEEHRAETEPLPRLHREPPERNYLSNEYAEFVTDQAYLRPLSARRVPPRLQDLRPPIEDLWSLKSRLYSRTPEDDQFADNYYYSTYQKKRMQSFWK from the exons ATGCTTCCAACCATGGGGGAGCATATGTTGGTACCGCTTTGTCTTTTGTGTCTCGTTTTCGGAGGCCACACCTCTCAGGCACAAGACTATACCGACAGTGGCGAAAGTGACCAATACGAACCCCA GCTTCTAGATGAGGAACACCGCGCAGAAACCGAGCCTCTTCCGAG ACTACACAGGGAGCCTCCCGAAAGAAATTATTTGTCCAACGAGTATGCGGAGTTTGTCACGGACCA AGCGTACCTGCGGCCACTATCGGCTCGACGAGTTCCCCCCAG ACTCCAGGACCTTCGTCCGCCAATAGAGGATCTCTGGTCCCTGAAGTCGCGCCT GTACAGCCGCACCCCG GAAGATGATCAGTTCGCTGATAACTATTATTATTCAACTTACCAAAAGAAACGAATGCAGTCCTTCTGGAAGTAA
- a CDS encoding E3 ubiquitin-protein ligase, putative (encoded by transcript TGME49_294280), with the protein MNPSDHTESPGPGGRPGGSQLNWGLFEQFLLIDLKPTEAAISALTLDAKLRSSSAWAALSAEGRSLSVDQIFSLASATGSEEERATFSHLSAAFRVCPAFRKLQEARQFVLTESQFTDPDLPKGNREKWKPIVEFFGNLYALSASFLLPSPCSSSSSSSSPSCCSPDAFSKRENDRDLSSPSLSRESSSVSASSVSNNPASAAVSPREHGILAGRRISAVERLREKTDVNLHKLTDFYSTIQKAARASANEGYDPLPEILEKIRDFCDKLQSNVDSFFYPSQLRFVLVLLECPFYEEDGNLISLVELVRTVSMLQDEAKQILVNWYAKIPASVVRSHLVNIQQLITLRLLSYPDMTSLRDAFAAPLRHALHTLHILYVATNRREEARRRALPSSPSSGVRSPTFASTRVSGEDSPRRESREEDSAPGKKRAPEVAFHVEKRTRTGADGEREGRENEEEDPISFEEFHNDAINSQHQLLRHEFSQWLDWRRSLASKQRQNGDAGDSQGPQDASSSSEENEEDSGEIQDVRGEPETENTPEKHSEVTQIKDAANSSSSSSSSSSSSSSSSSSSSSSSSSTSSLLSPGRGENKEKVPRFRHAELSLREAYAQETDFALLQHPFVLDAANKASALKRQAAVQQFHQARRVEMDAIFSLFTGQETLDRNPFLDIVVRREHIVQDTLFEIDRRSRVPNALKKALRVRFSGEEGVDEGGVKKEFFQLLVQELFSPGYDMFSHCEESRLCWFNPVSTEEMGNFRLIGAIFGLAIYNGVLLGVNFPSVIFRKLLGWPSASLGDLAELQPAVARSLRALLSASEEDVAAMGLTFSVELDRYGDRVELPLGTHAVSDEVTVANREEYVQLYVDHVLNVSIAEQYRHFEEGFLRCVDEATISLFRPEELQQVILGSEEELNFDKLRSATSYQDGYTAESQTVQDFWAVADALDSVQKKKLLMFVTGSDRVPIKGLSSLKFVIGRNGSDTDRLPTAHTCFNFLLLPDYQNREKLEKLLQIAIENCQGFGLR; encoded by the exons ATGAATCCCTCAGACCACACAGAGTCGCCAGGCCCCGGAGGCCGTCCCGGAGGCTCTCAGCTGAACTGGGGACTCTTTGAACAGTTTCTCTTGATTGACTTGAAACCCACAGAAG CGGCGATTTCTGCGCTGACTCTCGACGCGAAGCTGCGGAGTTCGTCTGCGTGGGCCGCGCTGTCTGCGGAGGGTCGAAGTCTCTCCGTGGACCAgattttttctctcgcttctgcgaCTGGgtcggaagaagagcgcgctACTTTCTCTCATCTTTCCGCGGCTTTCCGCGTGTGCCCGGCCTTTCGAAAGTTGCAGGAGGCGCGACAGTTTGTCCTCACAGAGAGTCAGTTCACAGACCCAGATTTGCCGAAGGGAAATCGCGAGAAGTGGAAACCGATCGTTG AGTTCTTCGGCAATCTGTATGCCCTAAGTGccagcttccttctccccagcccctgcagttcttcttcttcctcttcctctccttcttgttgTTCTCCGGACGCTTTTTCAAAGCGGGAGAACGACCGCGacttgtcttctccttcgctgtcacgcgagtcttcttctgtctctgcttcttctgtctcaaACAACCCTGCATCGGCTGCGGTGTCTCCCAGAGAACACGGAATCCTTGCCGGACGAAGGATCTCTGCCGTCGAAAGGTtgagggagaaaacagacgtCAATCTGCACAAACTGACGGACTTCTACTCGACCATCCAAAAGGCTGCAAGAGCTTCAGCCA ACGAAGGCTACGATCCTCTGCCGGAGATCCTGGAGAAAATTCGGGATTTCTGCGACAAACTCCAAAGCAATGTCGACTCGTTTTTCTATCCTTCTCAACTGCGCTtcgtcctcgttctcctcg AATGCCCCTTCTACGAGGAAGACGGCAATTTGATTTCTCTCGTTGAACTTGTCCGAACTGTGAGCATGCTGCAAGACGAAGCGAAACAGATTCTGGTCAACTG GTATGCGAAGATCCCGGCTTCCGTTGTTCGCTCGCATCTAGTCAACATTCAACAGCTCATCACTC tgcGTTTGTTATCCTATCCCGACATGACGAGTTTGCGAGACGCGTTCGCGGCGCCTCTCCGACACGCTCTGCACACTCTTCACATTCTGTACGTGGCGACGAatcggcgagaagaagcgagacggagagcgcTGCCTTCGAGTCCGAGTTCCGGAGTTCGTTCTCCGACTTTCGCATCCACTCGCGTCTCTGGAGAGGACAGtccgaggagagaaagcagagaggaagactctgcgccagggaagaagcgagctCCCGAAGTCGCCTTCCACGTGGAGAAGCGCACACGCACCGGGGCGgatggcgagagagaaggacgagaaaacgaggaagaagatccaATCAGCTTCGAAGAATTTCACAACGATGCGATAAACTCACAACACCAACTCCTCAGACACGAGTTCTCCCAGTGGCTCGACTGGCGCCGATCGCTGGCCTccaagcagagacagaacggagaCGCCGGGGACAGTCAAGGCCCTCAGGACGCGTCGAGTTCctcggaagaaaacgaagaagactcggGCGAAATCCAAGACGTCAGAGGAGAAccggaaacagaaaacacaccAGAGAAGCACTCAGAAGTCACACAAATCAAAGATGCCGCCaactcttcatcttcttcttcatcttcttcatcttcttcatcttcatcatcatcttcttcatcttcttcatcttcttctacttcttctctcttgtctcctgggaggggggagaacaaagagaaggtCCCCCGGTTTCGACACGCGGAGCTGTCCCTTCGGGAGGCGTACGCGCAAGAAACCGACTTTGCTTTGCTGCAGCATCCTTTTGTTTTGGATGCGGCGAACAAGGCGTCGGCGTTGAAGAGACAGGCTGCAGTCCAGCAGTTCCACCAGGCGCGACGCGTGGAGATGGACGCCATTTTCAGTCTCTTCACTGGACAAGAAACTCTAGACCGCAATCCTTTCCTCGACATCGTCGTGCGAAGAGAGCACATCGTGCAAGACACGCTTTTTGAG ATCGATCGTCGAAGTCGAGTTCCCAATGCGTTGAAAAAGGCGCTGCGcgtgcgtttctctggagaagaaggagttGACGAAGGCGGCGTGAAAAAGGAATTCTTCCAACTTCTCGTCCAGGAG CTTTTCAGTCCTGGTTACGACATGTTTTCGCACTGCGAAGAGAGTCGCCTGTGCTGGTTCAACCCAGTGTCGACGGAGGAGATGGGGAACTTCCGGCTGATAGGCGCTATCTTCGGACTCGCCATTTACAACGGAGTTCTCCTCGGTGTGAACTTCCCGTCTGTCATCTTCAGAAAGCTCCTCGGCTGGCCCTCCGCCTCGCTCGGAGACTTGGCGGAGCTTCAGCCTGCCGTCGCCAG GAGTCTGCGTGCACTGTTGAgcgcgagcgaggaagatgTCGCGGCCATGGGTCTGACTTTTTCTGTCGAACTTGATCGCTACGGAGACCGCGTCGAGCTGCCACTGGGCACCCACGCCGTGAGCGACGAGGTCACTGTGGCCAATCG GGAGGAGTACGTCCAGCTGTATGTCGACCACGTTTTGAATGTGTCGATTGCTGAGCAGTACAGACACTTTGAGGAAGGATTTCTTCGCTGTGTTGACGAAGCCACGATTTCGCTCTTCAGACCCGAAGAACTGCAGCAAGTCATTCtcggcagcgaagaggagctgAACTTCGACAAGTTAAGATCG GCGACGTCGTACCAAGACGGCTACACGGCGGAGTCTCAGACCGTGCAAGACTTCTGGGCGGTTGCAGATGCCCTTGACAGCgttcagaagaagaaactgttGATGTTTGTCACAG GTTCCGATCGCGTCCCCATCAAAGGCCTGTCGAGTCTCAAATTCGTCATCGGTCGCAACGGCTCCGACACAGATCG GCTTCCGACCGCCCACACGTGCTTCAATTTTTTGCTGTTGCCGGACTATCAAAATCGCGAAAAACTGGAAAAGTTGCTGCAAATCGCCATCGAAAACTGCCAAGGGTTCGGTCTGCGCTGA
- a CDS encoding hypothetical protein (encoded by transcript TGME49_294310), translating to MAIRHFVRASVPSSTKSISVRFMHSAPECVRVPSLSSTSPVFSEDPGTWEGQREKPEFVAGLGEGAAEWRARFPCCGTSRREHSGVDKAMDYESHNWKAIWDKHASRRGSDIAERRTSSHYSSNGHTCGPSFFFREFSWTSARARQDWHNWHCEREGLGLQALAVRSQYTESLVEPCDAIRKLCWWGGGRCSENPDFQGKDAAVCHNWQTSEEADRLTTTSMLKGAFLSSSSASAETVFHSRNLPLRKNREESLEDPRITLVPSSVPQRSRCSATTSESWGFLGSAMLPYGIFRPRPGFRDETVSLPVVKIEHPEQQSGPFKQPNGAEPATDVTGTPDESVRPEYRCNKVRTDKKERKRAFPQRGFWKKQNFLQVKNNTVRLAFAVQGVDLLKLKRLRWGEVRKGNTGWWTDDYRSPKVSGPSK from the coding sequence ATGGCGATTCGACACTTCGTGAGGGCGTCTGTGCCGTCCTCTACGAAAAGTATATCGGTGAGATTCATGCATTCGGCACCGGAGTGCGTCCGGGTGCCATCTCTCTCGTCTActtctccagttttttcgGAAGACCCTGGGACTTGGGAGGGGCAGCGGGAAAAGCCTGAATTCGTTGCTGGTTTGGGGGAGGGCGCCGCAGAGTGGCGGGCCAGGTTTCCTTGTTGTGGAACTAGTCGCAGAGAACACTCTGGGGTAGACAAGGCGATGGATTATGAAAGTCATAACTGGAAGGCTATCTGGGATAAACATGCAAGTCGAAGGGGTTCTGACATTGCAGAGCGGCGGACCTCGTCGCATTATTCCTCAAACGGCCACACGTGTGGTCCtagttttttctttcgagaATTTTCTTGGACCTCAGCAAGAGCACGCCAGGACTGGCACAATTGGCAttgcgagagagagggactAGGGTTACAAGCGCTTGCAGTCCGCAGTCAATACACAGAGAGCCTTGTCGAACCGTGTGACGCCATTCGAAAACTCTGTTGGTGGGGGGGTGGACGTTGCTCAGAGAATCCGGATTTTCAGGGGAAGGATGCAGCTGTGTGCCACAATTGGCAAACTTCTGAAGAGGCGGATCGCCTAACAACGACGAGCATGCTGAAGGGAGCTTTTCTCAGCAGCTCGTCAGCTTCTGCGGAGACGGTGTTTCACTCCCGGAACCTCCCGCTAcgcaaaaacagagaagaatcACTCGAGGACCCAAGAATTACTCTAGTGCCATCATCTGTGCCGCAGCGATCCAGATGTTCTGCAACGACATCTGAGTCTTGGGGGTTCTTGGGGTCAGCGATGCTGCCATACGGAATTTTTCGGCCGCGTCCGGGCTTCCGTGACGAGACGGTATCATTGCCTGTTGTCAAAATTGAGCACCCTGAGCAACAATCAGGGCCTTTTAAACAGCCCAATGGAGCTGAGCCGGCTACGGATGTTACAGGAACACCTGATGAGTCGGTTCGTCCAGAGTACCGCTGCAATAAAGTCCGGACCGATAAGAAGGAACGGAAGCGTGCATTTCCCCAGAGAGGCttctggaaaaaacagaactTTCTTCAAGTCAAAAACAACACCGTGCGCCTCGCGTTCGCCGTCCAGGGCGTCGACTTGCTCAAACTGAAACGCCTGCGATGGGGAGAGGTGCGGAAAGGGAATACGGGTTGGTGGACGGACGACTACAGGAGTCCAAAAGTGTCGGGTCCGTCGAAATGA
- a CDS encoding hypothetical protein (encoded by transcript TGME49_294285): MRKNASRSGPEWQPPSCTLGTRKQCGGRLPRECYGRRKSAAEDLFWISQWQVSGSNDFACARSIAFRPERESAKPSPRAYTGLLAIENRGESYSNHTCVPPFQIGTAERESLDQNVPLGVPQKGEKWRFRRRKAAHEGAANAPTFPLHPYFRMSQFSFGYF; the protein is encoded by the exons ATGCGAAAAAACGCGTCGAGGTCTGGGCCGGAGTGGCAACCGCCGAGCTGCACTTTGGGAACTCGGAAACAGTGCGGTGGAAGGCTGCCGAGAGAGTGCTacggaaggaggaaaagcgcAGCCGAAGACCTTTTTTGGATAAGTCAGTGGCAAGTCTCTGGTTCGAATGACTTCGCGTGTGCCAGGTCGATAGCTTTTAGGCCGGAACGCGAGTCGGCGAAACCGAGTCCGCGTGCGTATACGGGTTTGCTAGCGATTGAGAACAGGGGAGAGAGCTACTCAAATCACACGTGTGTTCCACCTTTCCAAATCGGAACGGCGGAACGGGAGTCTCTCGATCAAAATGTGCCTTTGGGCGTACCACAAAAGGGGGAGAAATGGCGGTTTCGCCGTCGCAAAGCGGCTCACGAAGGTGCAGCAAAC GCGCCTACTTTTCCGCTCCATCCCTACTTTCGTATGTCGCAATTCTCCTTTGGGTACTTCTAG
- a CDS encoding Der1ER1 (encoded by transcript TGME49_294290~Product name based on PMID:19808683.~Predicted trans-membrane domain (TMHMM2.0):33-56:68-91:100-123:127-150:159-182) — MDPLPHGVGSGGGYPSNGPEAWFFSLPPVTRAVTCITFACTLLSSIELMPARLLILDWELVFQKLQVWRLLTNVLYIGRFSLGWVLHMYMWTQVSSDLENNAVFVQASKGAYLYFIVLQTLCLDCISLLLFWPTGLHLLGGSLLFAVLYYWSRRESYTPVSIYFLTVQGHQLPFVLLLLHLLMGKDLWSDAIGLLSGHIYYFFREILPAQGGADLLSYTPKMFDRLAERLSNRPEVGRRPAANRTGTASTGAGGGGPGGPGGSTWGGSVRPRPAAGGSGTQAFSGRGYRIGSD, encoded by the exons ATGGACCCGCTCCCCCACGGAGTGGGCAGTGGCGGTGGCTATCCGTCGAACGGCCCCGAAGCATGGTTCTTTTCCCTCCCGCCAGTGACCCGTGCGGTCACGTGTATCACCTTTGCGTGCACCCTGCTCTCGTCGATTGAACTGATGCCCGCTCGCCTGCTCATTTTGGACTGGGAGTTGGTTTTCCAAAAACTTCAGGTCTGGAGGCTGCTCACCAATGTCTTGTACATCGGCAGGTTCTCTCTGGGTTGGGTGCTGCACATGTACATGTGGACCCAAGTCAGCTCCGACCTCGAAAACAACGCCGTGTTCGTTCAAGCAAGCAAAGGGGCGTACCTTTACTTCATCGTTCTTCAGACCCTCTGTCTAGACTGcatctctctgcttcttttttgGCCCACGG GCCTTCACCTGCTGGGtggttctctcctcttcgccgttctctACTACTGGAGCCGGCGGGAATCGTACACTCCAGTGTCTATCTACTTTCTGACAGTCCAGGGTCATCAGCTGCCTTTCGTTCTGCTCCTTCTACATCTTTTGATGGGGAAGGATCTCTGGTCGGACGCGATCGGCCTCCTCTCCGGACACATTTACTACTTCTTCAGAGAGATTCTGCCGGCGCAAG GCGGTGCAGACTTGCTGAGCTACACGCCGAAGATGTTCGACCGGCTGGCAGAGAGGCTTTCGAATCGTCCCGAAGTGGGCAGAAGACCGGCAGCCAACCGAACAGGAACTGCCTCAACTGGCGCGGGTGGAGGCGGCCCTGGTGGTCCCGGAGGGAGCACCTGGGGAGGTTCTGTCCGGCCGCGACCTGCAGCTGGTGGTTCGGGAACTCAGGCGTTTTCAGGGCGTGGTTACCGTATAGGGTCAGATTAG
- the PRMT4 gene encoding histone arginine methyltransferase PRMT4/CARM1 (encoded by transcript TGME49_294270~Gene product name based on ToxoDB Community Expert Annotation.): MSPSNSSSAAQDAHRAAELPIDVGDVTSFCCTVFPFELDSMQFVRGAVHQMINNSRRFSGGQVRVDFLRAGGHPTVSFPLPPGEGKAEVPLAHVQRLSMKTALCCPLATDTTGGYSAVAAGRTGKLPGQAAKGISSGTDADAASEFDAVFGLEFKDEATANAFFTEWSRVRSPATLGSAEVSPASASAARTKEQRKRMGGHMGDMDASVVETYFQYYGKMANQMNMLQDTVRTTTYQRAIVENRADFEGKTVMDVGAGSGILSFFAAQAGAKKVYAVEASNMAATIALLCKGNPSLGSRIQIINKPLESIEDSEVPEKVDVLISEPIGTLLFNERMIETYLSARDRFLKPGGKMFPSKSSLYIAPFVDYVLHSDMMNKCNFWKQTQFCGVDLSNALEVAVVEQFRQPVVDYIDPSLLLAPPHQKEFDFTKISRESLEEITVDFSFTVNSPTLVHGVAGWFDVCFDGSEKVISFTTSPQSPPTHWFQTRVVLRHPLAVNPSQPVLGRMSMRGNKQQSYFVDVLLALQDCPVSTSAKNVDLKDPDYRYYTNPSHSYFPNCQQMGFQTTQMPASVPTENASSASFVSSSHSPCVSNVASEAGAPNSVAGCEEAREAVQGEKKKFSSPWSEHTGARAGRDEGSMSIDAGVVEANDEIHRVFSGR; this comes from the exons ATGAGCCCCTCTAactcgtcttctgctgcccAAGACGCACACCGGGCCGCCGAGCTTCCAATCGATGTCGGGGACGTCACGTCGTTCTGCTGCACCGTCTTTCCCTTCGAACTCGACAGTATGCAGTTCGTTCGAGGCGCAGTCCACCAAATGATCAATAACTCTAGGCGTTTCTCTGGAGGCCAGGTCCGCGTGGATTTTCTTCGGGCGGGGGGCCACCCGACCGTCTCGTTTCCCCTTCCCCCTGGGGAAGGGAAGGCGGAGGTTCCCCTCGCCCACGTCCAGCGGCTCTCCATGAAAACTGCGCTTTGCTGCCCGCTCGCGACTGACACAACTGGCGGCTACTCGGCTGTCGCTGCAGGGAGGACCGGAAAGCTTCCCGGACAAGCTGCAAAGGGAATCAGTTCGGGAAccgacgcagacgccgcgtCGGAATTCGATGCCGTTTTCGGCCTCGAATTCAAAGACGAAGCCACAGCTAACGCGTTCTTCACAGAGTGGAGCCGCGTGCGTAGCCCGGCGACCCTGGGCTCGGCGGAAGTGAGTCCCGCGAGCGCTTCGGCTGCCCGTACAAAAGAGCAACGGAAACGCATGGGTGGACACATGGGGGACATGGACGCGTCCGTCGTCGAAACGTACTTCCAGTACTACGGGAAAATGGCCAACCAAATGAACATGCTGCAAGACACAGTCCGCACCACGACCTATCAACGAGCGATCGTGGAAAACCGCGCGGACTTTGAAGGAAAAACTGTCATGGACGTCGGAGCCGGATCTGGgattctctccttcttcgccgcccAGGCGGGTGCCAAAAAAGT GTATGCAGTGGAAGCGAGCAACATGGCCGCGACGATCGCGCTTCTTTGCAAAGGGAACCCCAGTCTAGGCAGCCGAATTCAGATCATCAACAAGCCTCTGGAAAGCAtcgaagacagcgaagtgCCGGAGAAGGTCGACGTTCTGATTTCCGAGCCTATAGGCACTCTCCTCTTCAATGAAAGAATGATCGAGACGTACCTCTCAGCTCGGGACCGCTTTCTTAAACCCGGAG gCAAAATGTTCCCCAGCAAGTCTTCCCTCTATATCGCGCCGTTTGTGGACTACGTGCTCCACTCGGACATGATGAATAAATGCAATTTCTGGAAGCAGACGCAGTTCTGTGGAGTGGATCTCTCGAACGCTCTTGAGGTCGCCGTGGTGGAGCAATTTCGTCAGCCCGTTGTCG aTTATATCGACCCTTCCCTTCTGCTGGCACCCCCCCACCAAAAAGAATTCGACTTCACCAAGATTTCGCGCGAGTCTCTTGAAGAG ATTACTGTTGATTTCTCTTTCACAGTCAACAGTCCTACTCTAGTTCACGGCGTCGCAG GCTGGTTCGACGTCTGCTTCGACGGCTCAGAAAAAGTCATCAGCTTCACCACTTCTCCGCAGTCGCCTCCAACGCACTGGTTCCAGACGCGCGTCGTTCTACGGCACCCGCTCGCAGTCAATCCGAGCCAGCCGGTGCTGGGGAGGATGAGCATGCGCGGAAACAAACAGCAGAGCTACTTCGTGGACgtcctcctcgctctgcAAGACTGTCCGGTGTCGACCTCTGCGAAGAACGTCGACCTCAAG GACCCCGACTACCGGTACTACACAAATCCGAGTCACAGTTACTTCCCCAACTGTCAGCAAATGGGCTTCCAAACGACCCAGATGCCTGCAAGCGTACCGACAGAGAACGCGTCGTCCGCatcctttgtttcttcttctcacagTCCTTGTGTCTCTAACGTCGCGTCTGAGGCTGGAGCACCGAACTCGGTCGCGGgatgcgaagaagcgagggaagctGTCCAGggtgagaagaaaaaatTTTCTTCCCCATGGTCGGAGCATACAGGAGCGCGAGctgggagagacgaaggcagcATGAGTATAGATGCAGGCGTCGTGGAAGCGAACGACGAAATTCACCGAGTGTTCTCAGGGAGGTAA